TCCTAAATATATCGATAAAGTAATAATAGATAGTAATTTAAATCAAGTTCAAACTTATAAAGAGAGAATTATTGGTCAAAATAAAGCTATAAATAGATTATTTGATCATCTTAATATAAAAAAATCTTTACTAAGTGATTTTGAATTAATTAAGAAAAAATACCCTAAAATAAATGAATATATAATTCTTAATTCAATAATGGAGATGATAAAAGGAAATGGTTTTAAATTAGAAGATTTAAATAAAAAGTTAACTCTACTAAAGGAAGGTCAAGTAGATTTTTATGAGGTATTTAATAAAGATGAATCTGGTAATCAGAATACTTATCCTTTATGTTTAGATATTCCTTCGAATGATCTTCCTCTTAGTGATGTCACTGAGAATATGGAAACAGCAAAAAATGATTTAAAAGAATTTGGTAAAGTAACTCCTTATGTATTAGCTCAAAATATTTGCTCTGGTTGGGATGTAGCAAAAAAAGTTGAATATAATATTCCCAATAATATTCAAGTATTAATTTTAACCTCAGATTATGATATTATAACTCCAAAAGAATGGTCGCTTTCTTTAGTACCTATCATTCCACAGAATAAAGTGGTATCTTTCAATGGAAAAATCCATGGTGTGTATATGAAATCAAAGTGTGCTAGAAAAATTGCTAATGAATTTTTATTAGAGAATATTTTTCCTAAAGATAATATAAATTGTACTGAGTAGTTTTTGAAAGTTTAAACAAGAATTTATTTTTTCTTAGCTTCGACTTTTGCAACATACCAAGAACTTAATGCTGCGGTTAATAACGTTGCAATAATAACAAGAAGTGACATCCAGCTTGGTATCTTAACCCAATCCATTAAAAGCATTTTTAAGCCAATAAATCCAAGTATTACAGCTAATCCTGGTTTTAAATAACGTAATTTTACTATCCAATCCGCAAGAACAAAATAGAGAGCTCTTAATCCTAAAATAGCTAAAATATTAGAAGCAAAAGCAACGAATGCATCGTTAGTAACGGCAAATACTGCTGGAACAGAATCTATAGCAAAAATAAGATCTGTTATTTCAATAACAATTAAAGCTAAAAACAAAGGTGTAGCTTTGCGAATGCCATTGTGTTTTACAAAAAAAGATTGTCCTTCAATTTTATCAGTTGTTGGAATGACTTTCTTAAGTTTACGGATAATAAAACTATCATTAGAGTTACTTTCATCGTCGGACTCAAACAAAAATTTTATACCTGTATAAACTAAAATTCCTCCAAATAGATACATGATCCAATGAAAATTATGTAATAAATGTGCACCAAATAAAATGAAAAGACCGCGCATTATAATAGCGCCTAGGACACCATAGAAAAGGACTCTATGCTGATACTTAACTGGTACTTTGAAGGATGAAAAAATAAGAAGTATGACAAAGATATTATCCATACTTAAAGTTTTTTCGACCAAATAACCAGTAAAAAATTCTATGCCTAATTGTGAACCATAACTCCAAGCAAACCATCCATTGAACATTAGAGCAGCACAAATCCAAGCAGCACTCTCAATAAGCGCATGTTTGGTTTTATTGCTTTGTTTTGTCATTTTAAACAAGCTCAAATCGACTAAAAGCAGAACTACTATGCCAACTGTGAAGGATAGCCATATCCAGGGAGGGATGGTGGAAACATTTGATAAGAAATCCATAATATTAAAACCTCAAAAGAAAACATTAACAATTTTATTGATTTTTTAGAACTAAATCAAGTTTAGTATAAAGGA
The Pigmentibacter ruber genome window above contains:
- a CDS encoding alpha/beta fold hydrolase, translated to MKKIIYTFLILNLLLVTVNLYAKNELIQWKQCNSVLKGEHFKTECGVFKAPLDWENLNNTRKIFVDFIKVTEEVQKNKKDALFVSPGGPGGNSVEFAKIIAEKNPDLLKKYDIIGLNSRGFSESMNLQDCNKFIDYKQLLNPIKNQNDYLNIKEYSHSLQNECLLINGDIMNFLSVDQITQDYIGLLEQLNYSKINYFGASYSSVIALNLINSFPKYIDKVIIDSNLNQVQTYKERIIGQNKAINRLFDHLNIKKSLLSDFELIKKKYPKINEYIILNSIMEMIKGNGFKLEDLNKKLTLLKEGQVDFYEVFNKDESGNQNTYPLCLDIPSNDLPLSDVTENMETAKNDLKEFGKVTPYVLAQNICSGWDVAKKVEYNIPNNIQVLILTSDYDIITPKEWSLSLVPIIPQNKVVSFNGKIHGVYMKSKCARKIANEFLLENIFPKDNINCTE
- a CDS encoding TerC family protein, translating into MDFLSNVSTIPPWIWLSFTVGIVVLLLVDLSLFKMTKQSNKTKHALIESAAWICAALMFNGWFAWSYGSQLGIEFFTGYLVEKTLSMDNIFVILLIFSSFKVPVKYQHRVLFYGVLGAIIMRGLFILFGAHLLHNFHWIMYLFGGILVYTGIKFLFESDDESNSNDSFIIRKLKKVIPTTDKIEGQSFFVKHNGIRKATPLFLALIVIEITDLIFAIDSVPAVFAVTNDAFVAFASNILAILGLRALYFVLADWIVKLRYLKPGLAVILGFIGLKMLLMDWVKIPSWMSLLVIIATLLTAALSSWYVAKVEAKKK